Proteins encoded by one window of Xiphophorus couchianus chromosome 13, X_couchianus-1.0, whole genome shotgun sequence:
- the apoa4a gene encoding apolipoprotein A-IV a yields MKILVVLVLISVCNANILWQEPPKSNMEVVKAAFWDYVAKATQTAEDSLQQIRDSDLGQEVNAKISQSADTVNQYVASLRTQAAPLTQDFLTRFSQEAEQLKARLEGDVAALGSNVRPYGEQLVAKLQAQVEELKREAVPYAEAVDGEALKAVLLQKSQELRAQLEAGASQLQAQMGPYGDQLRGKMEQSLEDFQQNVVPLAQSFETQVAQKAQELQQSLVQNGEALRAKLDAGAQDLQAQLTALWDAFTQKTQ; encoded by the exons ATGAAGATCCtcgtggttctggttctgatctcaG TTTGCAACGCCAACATCCTGTGGCAGGAGCCTCCCAAGAGCAACATGGAGGTGGTGAAGGCCGCTTTCTGGGACTACGTCGCCAAGGCAACGCAGACCGCCGAGGACTCCCTGCAGCAGATCCGGGACTCCGACCTGGGACAGGAAGTGAA TGCGAAGATCTCCCAGAGCGCCGACACCGTGAACCAGTACGTGGCGTCGCTGCGGACCCAGGCCGCGCCCCTGACCCAGGACTTCCTGACCCGGTTCAGCCAGGAGGCGGAGCAGCTGAAGGCCCGGCTGGAGGGCGACGTGGCGGCCCTGGGGTCAAACGTCCGGCCGTACGGCGAGCAGCTGGTGGCCAAACTGCAGGCGCAGGTGGAGGAGCTGAAGCGGGAGGCGGTGCCATACGCCGAGGCGGTGGACGGAGAGGCGCTGAAGGCCGTGCTGCTGCAGAAGAGCCAGGAGCTGCGGGCCCAGCTGGAGGCTGGCGCCTCCCAGCTGCAGGCCCAGATGGGGCCCTACGGCGACCAGCTGAGGGGGAAGATGGAGCAGAGCCTGGAGGACTTCCAGCAGAACGTGGTTCCTCTGGCGCAGAGCTTCGAGACGCAGGTGGCCCAGAAAGCCCAGGAGCTCCAGCAGAGCCTGGTTCAGAACGGCGAGGCGCTGCGGGCCAAGCTGGACGCCGGCGCTCAGGACCTGCAGGCCCAGCTCACTGCCCTGTGGGACGCCTTCACCCAGAAGACCCAGTAA
- the tomm40l gene encoding mitochondrial import receptor subunit TOM40B isoform X3, whose amino-acid sequence MGSVLAASAAPAPPLPPGFGLPPLPPPATGSGPQREAKNVLPNPGAFEQCHQKCKGNGSGASEGAALRLEVTGSFSSSEVFPTQVNGVRLVLNKALSKHFQVNHSLQLSSTEDSGYRFGTVFVGSGQAGPAEFYPVLVGDVDSSGSLNAQVIHRVTDRIRSKVVFQTHQQTFVTWKADTEFRGEDFTAAVAFTNPDVLDDSGMVITHYLQSVTPALAMGGHLVYRRRPGDEASFLSLVGRYTGSNFVGALTLGWASVQASYYHRASDKLQLGVELETGAFLEDSSVTFGYQLDVPEANLQFKGVINSNWVVGATLEKKLLPLPLSLVLCSFLNHQKNKFHCGFGVVIG is encoded by the exons ATGGGCAGCGTTTTAGCCGCCAGCGCCGCCCCGGCGCCGCCGTTGCCGCCGGGCTTCGGGTTGCCTCCGCTCCCTCCTCCTGCGACCGGATCCGGACCGCAGCGGGAGGCGAAGAACGTTCTGCCCAACCCCGGAGCGTTTGAGCAGTGCCATCAGAAATGTAAAGGTAACGGAAGCGGCGCGTCTGAAGGCGCTGCGCTGCGGCTGGAGGTAACCGGAAGCTTCTCCTCCTCAGAGGTTTTCCCGACGCAGGTGAACGGAGTCCGACTCGTCCTGAACAAGGCGCTGAGCAAACACTTCCAG GTGAATCATTCTCTGCAGCTCAGCTCCACAGAAGACTCCGGCTACAGGTTCGGAACGGTGTTCGTCGGATCCGGTCAGGCCGGTCCTGCTGAG TTCTACCCAGTCCTGGTGGGCGACGTGGACAGCAGCGGCAGCCTGAACGCCCAGGTCATCCATCGGGTCACCGACAGGATCCGGTCCAAAGTGGTTTTCCAG ACCCACCAGCAGACGTTCGTGACCTGGAAGGCCGACACCGAGTTCAGGGGCGAGGATTTCACGGCGGCGGTAGCCTTCACCAACCCAGACGTCCTCGACGATTCTG GGATGGTCATCACACACTACCTGCAGTCCGTAACTCCGGCTCTGGCTATGGGAGGACATCTAGTGTATCGGCGTCGCCCCGGAGACGAGGCGTCCTTTCTGTCGCTAGTGGGCAGGTACACAG GAAGTAACTTTGTCGGCGCGCTGACCCTCGGCTGGGCCAGCGTTCAAGCGTCGTACTACCACAGAGCCAGCGACaag CTGCAGCTCGGCGTGGAGCTGGAGACCGGCGCCTTTCTGGAGGACAGCAGCGTGACGTTCGGCTACCAGCTGGATGTTCCTGAAGCTAACCTGCAGTTCAAAG GTGTGATCAACAGCAACTGGGTCGTCGGAGCGACGCTGGAGAAGAAGCTCCTCCCACTTCCTCTCTCCCTGGTGCTCTGCTCCTTCCTGAACCACCAGAAGAACAAATTCCACTGCGGCTTCGGCGTCGTGATCGGCTAG
- the tomm40l gene encoding mitochondrial import receptor subunit TOM40B isoform X4, which translates to MVFLSSASPRMGSVLAASAAPAPPLPPGFGLPPLPPPATGSGPQREAKNVLPNPGAFEQCHQKCKGNGSGASEGAALRLEVTGSFSSSEVFPTQVNGVRLVLNKALSKHFQVNHSLQLSSTEDSGYRFGTVFVGSGQAGPAEFYPVLVGDVDSSGSLNAQVIHRVTDRIRSKVVFQTHQQTFVTWKADTEFRGMVITHYLQSVTPALAMGGHLVYRRRPGDEASFLSLVGRYTGSNFVGALTLGWASVQASYYHRASDKLQLGVELETGAFLEDSSVTFGYQLDVPEANLQFKGVINSNWVVGATLEKKLLPLPLSLVLCSFLNHQKNKFHCGFGVVIG; encoded by the exons ATGGTCTTTCTCTCCTCAGCGTCTCCCAGGATGGGCAGCGTTTTAGCCGCCAGCGCCGCCCCGGCGCCGCCGTTGCCGCCGGGCTTCGGGTTGCCTCCGCTCCCTCCTCCTGCGACCGGATCCGGACCGCAGCGGGAGGCGAAGAACGTTCTGCCCAACCCCGGAGCGTTTGAGCAGTGCCATCAGAAATGTAAAGGTAACGGAAGCGGCGCGTCTGAAGGCGCTGCGCTGCGGCTGGAGGTAACCGGAAGCTTCTCCTCCTCAGAGGTTTTCCCGACGCAGGTGAACGGAGTCCGACTCGTCCTGAACAAGGCGCTGAGCAAACACTTCCAG GTGAATCATTCTCTGCAGCTCAGCTCCACAGAAGACTCCGGCTACAGGTTCGGAACGGTGTTCGTCGGATCCGGTCAGGCCGGTCCTGCTGAG TTCTACCCAGTCCTGGTGGGCGACGTGGACAGCAGCGGCAGCCTGAACGCCCAGGTCATCCATCGGGTCACCGACAGGATCCGGTCCAAAGTGGTTTTCCAG ACCCACCAGCAGACGTTCGTGACCTGGAAGGCCGACACCGAGTTCAGGG GGATGGTCATCACACACTACCTGCAGTCCGTAACTCCGGCTCTGGCTATGGGAGGACATCTAGTGTATCGGCGTCGCCCCGGAGACGAGGCGTCCTTTCTGTCGCTAGTGGGCAGGTACACAG GAAGTAACTTTGTCGGCGCGCTGACCCTCGGCTGGGCCAGCGTTCAAGCGTCGTACTACCACAGAGCCAGCGACaag CTGCAGCTCGGCGTGGAGCTGGAGACCGGCGCCTTTCTGGAGGACAGCAGCGTGACGTTCGGCTACCAGCTGGATGTTCCTGAAGCTAACCTGCAGTTCAAAG GTGTGATCAACAGCAACTGGGTCGTCGGAGCGACGCTGGAGAAGAAGCTCCTCCCACTTCCTCTCTCCCTGGTGCTCTGCTCCTTCCTGAACCACCAGAAGAACAAATTCCACTGCGGCTTCGGCGTCGTGATCGGCTAG
- the tomm40l gene encoding mitochondrial import receptor subunit TOM40B isoform X2, with the protein MVFLSSASPRMGSVLAASAAPAPPLPPGFGLPPLPPPATGSGPQREAKNVLPNPGAFEQCHQKCKGNGSGASEGAALRLEVTGSFSSSEVFPTQVNGVRLVLNKALSKHFQVNHSLQLSSTEDSGYRFGTVFVGSGQAGPAEFYPVLVGDVDSSGSLNAQVIHRVTDRIRSKVVFQTHQQTFVTWKADTEFRGEDFTAAVAFTNPDVLDDSGMVITHYLQSVTPALAMGGHLVYRRRPGDEASFLSLVGRYTGSNFVGALTLGWASVQASYYHRASDKLGVELETGAFLEDSSVTFGYQLDVPEANLQFKGVINSNWVVGATLEKKLLPLPLSLVLCSFLNHQKNKFHCGFGVVIG; encoded by the exons ATGGTCTTTCTCTCCTCAGCGTCTCCCAGGATGGGCAGCGTTTTAGCCGCCAGCGCCGCCCCGGCGCCGCCGTTGCCGCCGGGCTTCGGGTTGCCTCCGCTCCCTCCTCCTGCGACCGGATCCGGACCGCAGCGGGAGGCGAAGAACGTTCTGCCCAACCCCGGAGCGTTTGAGCAGTGCCATCAGAAATGTAAAGGTAACGGAAGCGGCGCGTCTGAAGGCGCTGCGCTGCGGCTGGAGGTAACCGGAAGCTTCTCCTCCTCAGAGGTTTTCCCGACGCAGGTGAACGGAGTCCGACTCGTCCTGAACAAGGCGCTGAGCAAACACTTCCAG GTGAATCATTCTCTGCAGCTCAGCTCCACAGAAGACTCCGGCTACAGGTTCGGAACGGTGTTCGTCGGATCCGGTCAGGCCGGTCCTGCTGAG TTCTACCCAGTCCTGGTGGGCGACGTGGACAGCAGCGGCAGCCTGAACGCCCAGGTCATCCATCGGGTCACCGACAGGATCCGGTCCAAAGTGGTTTTCCAG ACCCACCAGCAGACGTTCGTGACCTGGAAGGCCGACACCGAGTTCAGGGGCGAGGATTTCACGGCGGCGGTAGCCTTCACCAACCCAGACGTCCTCGACGATTCTG GGATGGTCATCACACACTACCTGCAGTCCGTAACTCCGGCTCTGGCTATGGGAGGACATCTAGTGTATCGGCGTCGCCCCGGAGACGAGGCGTCCTTTCTGTCGCTAGTGGGCAGGTACACAG GAAGTAACTTTGTCGGCGCGCTGACCCTCGGCTGGGCCAGCGTTCAAGCGTCGTACTACCACAGAGCCAGCGACaag CTCGGCGTGGAGCTGGAGACCGGCGCCTTTCTGGAGGACAGCAGCGTGACGTTCGGCTACCAGCTGGATGTTCCTGAAGCTAACCTGCAGTTCAAAG GTGTGATCAACAGCAACTGGGTCGTCGGAGCGACGCTGGAGAAGAAGCTCCTCCCACTTCCTCTCTCCCTGGTGCTCTGCTCCTTCCTGAACCACCAGAAGAACAAATTCCACTGCGGCTTCGGCGTCGTGATCGGCTAG
- the tomm40l gene encoding mitochondrial import receptor subunit TOM40B isoform X1: MVFLSSASPRMGSVLAASAAPAPPLPPGFGLPPLPPPATGSGPQREAKNVLPNPGAFEQCHQKCKGNGSGASEGAALRLEVTGSFSSSEVFPTQVNGVRLVLNKALSKHFQVNHSLQLSSTEDSGYRFGTVFVGSGQAGPAEFYPVLVGDVDSSGSLNAQVIHRVTDRIRSKVVFQTHQQTFVTWKADTEFRGEDFTAAVAFTNPDVLDDSGMVITHYLQSVTPALAMGGHLVYRRRPGDEASFLSLVGRYTGSNFVGALTLGWASVQASYYHRASDKLQLGVELETGAFLEDSSVTFGYQLDVPEANLQFKGVINSNWVVGATLEKKLLPLPLSLVLCSFLNHQKNKFHCGFGVVIG; this comes from the exons ATGGTCTTTCTCTCCTCAGCGTCTCCCAGGATGGGCAGCGTTTTAGCCGCCAGCGCCGCCCCGGCGCCGCCGTTGCCGCCGGGCTTCGGGTTGCCTCCGCTCCCTCCTCCTGCGACCGGATCCGGACCGCAGCGGGAGGCGAAGAACGTTCTGCCCAACCCCGGAGCGTTTGAGCAGTGCCATCAGAAATGTAAAGGTAACGGAAGCGGCGCGTCTGAAGGCGCTGCGCTGCGGCTGGAGGTAACCGGAAGCTTCTCCTCCTCAGAGGTTTTCCCGACGCAGGTGAACGGAGTCCGACTCGTCCTGAACAAGGCGCTGAGCAAACACTTCCAG GTGAATCATTCTCTGCAGCTCAGCTCCACAGAAGACTCCGGCTACAGGTTCGGAACGGTGTTCGTCGGATCCGGTCAGGCCGGTCCTGCTGAG TTCTACCCAGTCCTGGTGGGCGACGTGGACAGCAGCGGCAGCCTGAACGCCCAGGTCATCCATCGGGTCACCGACAGGATCCGGTCCAAAGTGGTTTTCCAG ACCCACCAGCAGACGTTCGTGACCTGGAAGGCCGACACCGAGTTCAGGGGCGAGGATTTCACGGCGGCGGTAGCCTTCACCAACCCAGACGTCCTCGACGATTCTG GGATGGTCATCACACACTACCTGCAGTCCGTAACTCCGGCTCTGGCTATGGGAGGACATCTAGTGTATCGGCGTCGCCCCGGAGACGAGGCGTCCTTTCTGTCGCTAGTGGGCAGGTACACAG GAAGTAACTTTGTCGGCGCGCTGACCCTCGGCTGGGCCAGCGTTCAAGCGTCGTACTACCACAGAGCCAGCGACaag CTGCAGCTCGGCGTGGAGCTGGAGACCGGCGCCTTTCTGGAGGACAGCAGCGTGACGTTCGGCTACCAGCTGGATGTTCCTGAAGCTAACCTGCAGTTCAAAG GTGTGATCAACAGCAACTGGGTCGTCGGAGCGACGCTGGAGAAGAAGCTCCTCCCACTTCCTCTCTCCCTGGTGCTCTGCTCCTTCCTGAACCACCAGAAGAACAAATTCCACTGCGGCTTCGGCGTCGTGATCGGCTAG
- the tomm40l gene encoding mitochondrial import receptor subunit TOM40B isoform X5, whose product MVFLSSASPRMGSVLAASAAPAPPLPPGFGLPPLPPPATGSGPQREAKNVLPNPGAFEQCHQKCKEVFPTQVNGVRLVLNKALSKHFQVNHSLQLSSTEDSGYRFGTVFVGSGQAGPAEFYPVLVGDVDSSGSLNAQVIHRVTDRIRSKVVFQTHQQTFVTWKADTEFRGEDFTAAVAFTNPDVLDDSGMVITHYLQSVTPALAMGGHLVYRRRPGDEASFLSLVGRYTGSNFVGALTLGWASVQASYYHRASDKLQLGVELETGAFLEDSSVTFGYQLDVPEANLQFKGVINSNWVVGATLEKKLLPLPLSLVLCSFLNHQKNKFHCGFGVVIG is encoded by the exons ATGGTCTTTCTCTCCTCAGCGTCTCCCAGGATGGGCAGCGTTTTAGCCGCCAGCGCCGCCCCGGCGCCGCCGTTGCCGCCGGGCTTCGGGTTGCCTCCGCTCCCTCCTCCTGCGACCGGATCCGGACCGCAGCGGGAGGCGAAGAACGTTCTGCCCAACCCCGGAGCGTTTGAGCAGTGCCATCAGAAATGTAAAG AGGTTTTCCCGACGCAGGTGAACGGAGTCCGACTCGTCCTGAACAAGGCGCTGAGCAAACACTTCCAG GTGAATCATTCTCTGCAGCTCAGCTCCACAGAAGACTCCGGCTACAGGTTCGGAACGGTGTTCGTCGGATCCGGTCAGGCCGGTCCTGCTGAG TTCTACCCAGTCCTGGTGGGCGACGTGGACAGCAGCGGCAGCCTGAACGCCCAGGTCATCCATCGGGTCACCGACAGGATCCGGTCCAAAGTGGTTTTCCAG ACCCACCAGCAGACGTTCGTGACCTGGAAGGCCGACACCGAGTTCAGGGGCGAGGATTTCACGGCGGCGGTAGCCTTCACCAACCCAGACGTCCTCGACGATTCTG GGATGGTCATCACACACTACCTGCAGTCCGTAACTCCGGCTCTGGCTATGGGAGGACATCTAGTGTATCGGCGTCGCCCCGGAGACGAGGCGTCCTTTCTGTCGCTAGTGGGCAGGTACACAG GAAGTAACTTTGTCGGCGCGCTGACCCTCGGCTGGGCCAGCGTTCAAGCGTCGTACTACCACAGAGCCAGCGACaag CTGCAGCTCGGCGTGGAGCTGGAGACCGGCGCCTTTCTGGAGGACAGCAGCGTGACGTTCGGCTACCAGCTGGATGTTCCTGAAGCTAACCTGCAGTTCAAAG GTGTGATCAACAGCAACTGGGTCGTCGGAGCGACGCTGGAGAAGAAGCTCCTCCCACTTCCTCTCTCCCTGGTGCTCTGCTCCTTCCTGAACCACCAGAAGAACAAATTCCACTGCGGCTTCGGCGTCGTGATCGGCTAG
- the ddx61 gene encoding probable ATP-dependent RNA helicase ddx6 encodes MATARTENLGPVVMGLNKQNGQLKGQTKPAAGPPASTQGKNPAGSNQDGGGIKFGDDWKKCLQLPPKDNRVKTSDVTATKGNEFEDYCLKRELLMGIFEMGWEKPSPIQEESIPIALSGRDILARAKNGTGKSGAYLIPLLERIDLKKDHIQAIVMVPTRELALQMSQICIQLSKHLGGVKVMATTGGTNLRDDIMRLDETVHVVIATPGRILDLIKKGVAKVDRVQMMVMDEADKLLSQDFVVLIEDIISFLAKNRQILLYSATFPISVQKFMVKHLQKPYEINLMEELTLKGITQFYAYVTERQKVHCLNTLFSRLQINQSIIFCNSTQRVELLAKKITQLGYSCFYIHAKMMQEYRNRVFHDFRNGLCRNLVCTDLFTRGIDIQAVNVVINFDFPKNAETYLHRIGRSGRFGHLGLAINLITSEDRFNLKAIEEQLVTDIKPIPSSIDKSLYVAEYHSGPVTDGDEDDAEEKPPRQQDST; translated from the exons ATGGCAACAGCCCGAACGGAAAACCTCGGTCCAGTTGTGATGGGACTGAATAAGCAGAACGGGCAGCTCAAAGGACAGACCAAACCTGCCGCAGGACCCCCAGCATCAACTCAAGGAAAGAATCCAGCCGGGAGCAACCAGGACGGCGGAGGAATCAAGTTTGGAGACGACTGGAAGAAATGCCTACAGCTCCCCCCGAAGGACAACAGGGTCAAAACCTCA GACGTCACGGCAACCAAGGGGAACGAGTTTGAAGATTACTGCCTGAAAAGGGAACTCCTGATGGGAATCTTTGAGATGGGCTGGGAGAAACCGTCGCCGATCCAG GAGGAGAGCATTCCCATCGCGCTGTCCGGGCGCGACATCCTGGCACGAGCGAAGAACGGCACGGGGAAAAGCGGCGCCTACCTGATCCCGCTGCTGGAGCGGATAGACCTGAAGAAGGACCACATACAGG CCATCGTCATGGTGCCCACACGGGAGCTGGCGCTGCAGATGAGCCAGATCTGCATCCAGCTCAGCAAACATCTGGGCGGAGTCAAAGTGATGGCGACGACCGGCGGAACCAACCTGAGGGACGACATCATGCGCCTGGACGAGACCG TGCATGTCGTCATCGCCACACCCGGCCGCATCCTAGACTTGATAAAGAAAGGCGTGGCGAAGGTGGACCGGGTCCAGATGATGGTGATGGACGAG gcgGACAAGCTGCTCTCTCAGGACTTCGTGGTTCTCATCGAGGACATCATCAGCTTCCTGGCCAAGAACCGGCAGATCCTGCTCTACTCCGCAACCTTCCCCATCAGCGTCCAGAAGTTCATG gtgAAGCACCTTCAGAAACCCTATGAGATCAACCTGATGGAGGAGCTGACCCTGAAGggcatcacccagttctacgcCTACGTGACGGAGCGCCAGAAGGTCCACTGCCTCAACACGCTCTTCTCCAGG CTGCAGATCAACCAGTCCATCATCTTCTGTAACTCCACCCAGCGGGTGGAGCTGCTGGCCAAGAAGATCACGCAGCTGGGATACTCCTGCTTCTACATCCACGCCAAGATGATGCAG gagTACAGGAACCGCGTGTTCCACGACTTCAGGAACGGGCTGTGCAGGAACCTGGTCTGCACCG atctCTTCACCAGAGGAATCGACATCCAGGCTGTGAACGTCGTCATCAACTTTGATTTCCCTAAAAATGCAGAAACGTACCTCCATCGCATCGGGAGGTCAG GGCGGTTCGGCCACCTGGGTCTGGCCATCAACCTGATCACCTCGGAGGACCGCTTCAACCTGAAGGCCATCGAGGAGCAGCTGGTGACCGACATCAAGCCCATCCCCAGCAGCATCGACAAGAGTCTCTACGTGGCCGAGTACCACTCCGGGCCCGTTACCGACGGCGACGAGGACGATGCGGAGGAGAAGCCGCCGCGCCAGCAGGACAGCACCTAA